One region of Roseovarius faecimaris genomic DNA includes:
- a CDS encoding cytochrome P450, whose product MTLPPKPPAREGHVSFRRYLRLFRQDILSAQPARLYRAWMAEFRTPFFRSFLCNQPELVDLVLKERPDDFPKSDRVREGLTPLLGNSVFVTNGETWKRQRRIIDPAFEGGRLRDVFPAMVAAGQGAVTRLMALADGQPHDIEPETSHVAADVIFRTLFSIPIEHEVASRVFEAFREHQRTQPVLNLGALLPLPHWVPRFHRAETKRTAREIRSLITTLTADRMAEIESGCAPDDLASKIMTTADPQTGERFDTEEMVDQVAIFFLAGHETSASALAWALYLLALYPEWQDRVAAEATALGDAPEFGDMAKLPVTRDVFRETLRLYPPVPMMVREAACPERFRDRDVPRGSQIVLSPWHQHRHERLWDNPDGFDPARFQTENGRACLRTAYMPFSAGQRVCTGAGFAMIEGPLLLAMLVRALRFDAVTERPAMPVAHLTVRGKDGIWLKISGRNHC is encoded by the coding sequence ATGACGCTGCCGCCCAAACCGCCCGCCCGTGAAGGGCACGTGTCGTTCCGGCGGTATCTGCGGCTTTTCCGGCAAGATATCCTGTCGGCGCAGCCCGCGCGGCTTTACCGCGCCTGGATGGCCGAATTTCGCACGCCTTTCTTCCGCTCATTCCTGTGCAACCAGCCCGAGCTTGTTGACCTCGTCCTGAAGGAGCGGCCGGATGATTTCCCCAAATCCGACCGGGTGCGCGAGGGGCTGACGCCGCTTCTGGGCAATTCGGTCTTTGTGACCAATGGCGAGACCTGGAAACGCCAGCGGCGGATCATCGACCCGGCTTTCGAGGGCGGGCGGCTTCGCGATGTGTTTCCGGCGATGGTGGCCGCGGGGCAGGGGGCGGTGACGCGGCTCATGGCCCTTGCGGATGGCCAGCCGCATGACATCGAACCTGAAACCAGCCATGTGGCCGCCGATGTGATCTTTCGCACGCTGTTTTCCATTCCCATCGAACATGAGGTGGCCAGCCGGGTCTTTGAGGCGTTCCGGGAACATCAGCGCACACAACCGGTGCTCAACCTCGGGGCGCTGTTGCCTCTGCCGCACTGGGTGCCGCGATTTCACCGGGCCGAGACGAAACGCACCGCGCGCGAGATTCGCAGCCTGATCACGACCCTGACCGCAGACCGGATGGCCGAGATCGAAAGCGGCTGCGCGCCCGACGATCTGGCCAGCAAGATCATGACCACTGCCGATCCGCAGACCGGCGAGCGTTTTGACACCGAGGAGATGGTCGACCAGGTGGCGATCTTCTTTCTGGCAGGCCATGAAACCAGCGCCTCGGCCCTGGCCTGGGCGCTTTACCTTCTGGCGCTCTATCCTGAATGGCAGGACAGGGTGGCGGCAGAAGCGACGGCGCTTGGTGATGCGCCCGAATTTGGCGATATGGCGAAACTGCCCGTCACACGCGATGTTTTCCGCGAGACGCTTCGGCTCTATCCGCCGGTGCCGATGATGGTGCGCGAAGCGGCCTGCCCTGAGAGGTTTCGTGACCGGGACGTGCCCCGGGGCAGCCAGATCGTCCTCAGCCCCTGGCACCAGCACCGGCATGAGAGGCTGTGGGACAATCCCGACGGGTTTGACCCGGCGCGGTTTCAGACCGAAAACGGACGCGCCTGCCTGCGGACGGCCTATATGCCGTTCTCGGCCGGGCAACGGGTCTGTACCGGGGCGGGCTTTGCGATGATCGAAGGGCCGCTTCTGTTGGCCATGCTGGTGCGCGCCCTGCGGTTTGACGCGGTGACCGAACGTCCGGCAATGCCGGTGGCCCATCTGACGGTCCGTGGCAAGGACGGAATATGGCTAAAAATCTCAGGCCGGAACCATTGTTGA
- a CDS encoding ribbon-helix-helix domain-containing protein — protein MSGRPVKHSLTLHGHRTSVSLEEEFWQAFREIAAEKGTAINALAAEIDADRGMESGLASAIRVYVLKTLQNRLRSDM, from the coding sequence ATGAGCGGGCGGCCTGTCAAACATTCGCTGACCTTGCACGGGCACCGCACCAGCGTGTCCCTTGAAGAGGAATTCTGGCAGGCCTTTCGAGAGATAGCCGCAGAAAAAGGAACGGCAATCAATGCCCTGGCCGCCGAAATTGATGCGGACCGAGGGATGGAGAGCGGCCTTGCATCGGCCATCCGCGTCTATGTTCTGAAGACGCTGCAGAACAGGCTCCGCTCCGACATGTAA
- a CDS encoding DUF4169 family protein — MAQPVNLNRFRKAKARADKQARAEENAVKFGRTKTQKDLEKARAKAASDTLDGHKREP; from the coding sequence ATGGCTCAGCCGGTCAACCTGAACCGGTTTCGCAAGGCGAAGGCCCGGGCCGACAAACAGGCCCGCGCCGAGGAAAACGCGGTCAAGTTCGGGCGGACCAAGACGCAGAAAGATCTTGAGAAAGCCCGTGCCAAAGCGGCGTCAGATACGCTTGACGGGCATAAGCGCGAACCATGA
- the fumC gene encoding class II fumarate hydratase, translating into MTQTRTETDSFGPLEVPADKYWGAQTQRSIMNFPIGWEKQPIAIVRALGVIKKACAMANKELGKLDETRADAIIQAAGEVIEGKFDDNFPLVVWQTGSGTQSNMNSNEVIANRAIEILGGVIGSKDPVHPNDHCNMGQSSNDTFPTAMHISTAMTAHDVLLPGLEKLHAALAQKVEAFDGIIKIGRTHTQDATPLTLAQEFSGYTHQVAMGIQRVKDALGRIYELAQGGTAVGTGLNTTKGWDVMVAKNMADITGLPFVTAPNKFEALAAHDAMVEISGALKTVAASLFKIANDIRLLGSGPRCGLGELILPENEPGSSIMPGKVNPTQCEALTQVCAHVMGNDAAVGFAGSQGHFELNVYKPMMAYNVLQSMQLLGDAASAFTDNLVDGLRADETRIDKLMRESLMLVTALAPEIGYDNATKVAKTAHKNGTTLKEEAIALGFVDEETFDRVVRPENMVGPK; encoded by the coding sequence ATGACCCAGACCCGCACCGAGACCGACAGTTTTGGCCCTCTCGAAGTGCCTGCCGACAAGTACTGGGGTGCACAGACGCAGCGGTCGATCATGAACTTTCCCATCGGCTGGGAAAAACAGCCCATCGCCATCGTCCGCGCCCTGGGTGTGATCAAGAAGGCCTGTGCGATGGCCAACAAGGAGCTGGGCAAGCTTGACGAGACCCGCGCCGATGCCATCATCCAGGCCGCCGGCGAGGTGATCGAGGGCAAGTTTGACGACAACTTCCCGCTGGTGGTGTGGCAGACCGGTTCGGGCACGCAATCCAACATGAACTCGAACGAGGTCATCGCCAACCGCGCGATTGAAATCCTCGGCGGGGTGATTGGCTCGAAGGATCCGGTGCACCCGAATGATCATTGCAATATGGGTCAGTCGTCGAATGACACCTTCCCGACGGCGATGCATATCTCAACCGCCATGACCGCGCATGATGTGCTGTTGCCGGGTCTGGAGAAGCTGCACGCCGCCTTGGCGCAGAAGGTCGAGGCGTTCGACGGCATCATCAAGATCGGTCGCACCCATACGCAGGATGCAACCCCCCTGACGCTGGCGCAGGAGTTTTCAGGCTATACCCACCAGGTTGCCATGGGCATCCAGCGGGTCAAGGACGCGTTGGGCCGGATTTACGAACTGGCCCAGGGCGGCACCGCCGTGGGTACGGGGCTGAACACGACTAAGGGCTGGGACGTGATGGTCGCGAAAAACATGGCCGACATCACCGGGCTGCCATTCGTCACCGCGCCCAACAAGTTCGAGGCGCTGGCCGCCCATGACGCGATGGTGGAAATCTCGGGTGCGCTGAAAACCGTGGCGGCCTCGCTCTTCAAGATCGCCAATGACATCCGCCTTCTCGGCTCGGGCCCGCGTTGCGGGCTGGGCGAGCTGATCCTGCCCGAGAACGAGCCAGGCAGCTCGATCATGCCGGGCAAGGTGAACCCGACGCAATGCGAGGCGCTGACCCAGGTCTGTGCGCATGTGATGGGCAATGACGCCGCCGTGGGCTTTGCCGGCAGCCAGGGGCATTTCGAGCTGAATGTCTACAAGCCAATGATGGCCTATAACGTGCTGCAATCCATGCAGCTTTTGGGCGATGCCGCTTCGGCCTTTACCGACAATCTGGTGGACGGGCTGCGCGCCGATGAAACCCGGATCGACAAGCTGATGCGCGAGTCGCTGATGCTGGTCACCGCGCTGGCGCCCGAGATCGGGTATGACAACGCCACCAAGGTCGCCAAGACCGCGCACAAGAACGGCACGACCCTGAAAGAAGAGGCCATCGCGCTTGGTTTTGTCGATGAAGAGACCTTTGACCGCGTGGTGCGCCCCGAGAACATGGTGGGCCCGAAGTAA
- a CDS encoding SspB family protein yields the protein MSDSIDYGKLMHRAMRSLIQDVLSAVSENGLPGQHHFFITFDTMHGEVRMADWLRERYPSEMTVVMQNWFDALQVTDEGFSVTLNFGDAPENLYVPYDAIKTFVDPSVEFGLRFESHDDDEAELAELPVAPPELDRASERAEDKDENPKAEIVSLDSFRK from the coding sequence ATGTCTGACTCGATCGACTATGGAAAACTGATGCATCGCGCCATGCGCAGCCTGATTCAGGATGTGCTCAGCGCTGTTTCCGAAAACGGGCTTCCCGGGCAGCATCATTTCTTCATCACCTTCGACACAATGCATGGCGAGGTGCGCATGGCGGACTGGCTGCGCGAGCGCTACCCGTCGGAGATGACCGTGGTCATGCAGAACTGGTTCGACGCATTGCAGGTCACAGACGAAGGCTTCTCGGTCACGCTGAATTTCGGCGATGCGCCGGAAAACCTCTATGTGCCCTATGATGCGATCAAGACCTTTGTGGATCCGTCCGTGGAATTTGGCCTGCGGTTCGAAAGTCATGATGACGACGAAGCCGAACTTGCAGAACTGCCTGTCGCCCCGCCCGAGCTTGACCGGGCAAGCGAGCGTGCCGAGGACAAGGACGAGAATCCGAAGGCCGAAATCGTCAGCCTCGACAGTTTCCGCAAGTAA